A genomic window from Pecten maximus chromosome 2, xPecMax1.1, whole genome shotgun sequence includes:
- the LOC117322546 gene encoding metallophosphoesterase MPPED2-like isoform X2, whose amino-acid sequence MGKLLSRLWPGTVWTNMSEYATNPETMVQVHQHSQHANRAWQYMKKEQKVIKKHLVEDAESAIPEGHLRFVCISDTHSKIENGVFQVPSGDVLIHAGDFTMIGLPKDIDKFNKYLGTLPHKVKIVIAGNHDLTFDQDMVKSNREELTTMFGVTEENFEAYMTEKKLTEVKELMTNCIYLEDASVNIYGIKIYGSPWQPKFGGWGFNLPRGQALLDKWNMIPADTEILITHGPPIGHGDYCFDGARAGCVELLTTVQQRVRPKYHIFGHIHEGYGVTTDGVTTYINASTCTLRYKTDNAAVVFDFPIPEGHTKEEVLNLYVQPATPVKRPTETQSTTSYDDNVDVEFTEED is encoded by the exons ATGGGTAAACTTCTGTCAAGGTTATGGCCAGGT ACAGTTTGGACAAATATGTCGGAGTACGCAACAAATCCTGAGACTATGGTCCAAGTACATCAACACAGTCAACATGCAAACCGTGCTTGGCAATATatgaaaaaagaacaaaaagtGATCAAGAAACATCTGGTTGAAGATGCAGAGTCTGCTATACCTGAGGGTCACCTTCGGTTTGTGTGTATTTCCGACACACACAGTAAAATAGAGAATGGGGTTTTCCAGGTACCATCAGGTGATGTTCTTATACACGCAGGGGACTTCACAATGATCGGACTACCCAAGGACATTGACAAATTCAATAAATACCTTG GGACTTTGCCCCACAAAGTCAAGATTGTTATAGCAGGAAACCACGACTTGACATTTGATCAAGATATGGTGAAAAGTAATCGTGAAGAATTGACTACAATGTTTGGTGTGACAGAAGAAAACTTTGAGGCTTACATGACTGAGAAGAAGTTGACTGAAGTCAAGGAACTGATGACAAATTGTATTTACCTTGAGGATGCCTCTGTCAACATTTACGGAATCAAAATCTACGGATCTCCATG GCAGCCAAAGTTTGGAGGATGGGGATTCAATTTGCCACGTGGCCAAGCCCTTTTAGACAAGTGGAATATGATTCCAGCAGATACGGAAATCTTGATTACTCATGGACCTCCAATTG GTCATGGAGATTATTGTTTTGATGGGGCTAGAGCTGGGTGTGTGGAGCTTCTCACTACTGTACAACAACGAGTCCGGCCTAAATACCACATATTTGGGCACATCCATGAAG GTTATGGAGTCACTACTGATGGAGTAACGACCTATATTAATGCTTCGACATGTACGTTACGATACAAAACTGATAATGCTGCTGTGGTTTTCGACTTCCCAATTCCTGAAGGACATACAAAGGAGGAGGTTTTGAATCTGTATGTGCAACCTGCCACACCCGTAAAGCGGCCAACAGAGACACAAAGCACCACATCATACGATGACAATGTTGATGTTGAATTTACTGAGGAAGATTGA
- the LOC117322546 gene encoding metallophosphoesterase MPPED2-like isoform X3: MGKLLSRLWPVWTNMSEYATNPETMVQVHQHSQHANRAWQYMKKEQKVIKKHLVEDAESAIPEGHLRFVCISDTHSKIENGVFQVPSGDVLIHAGDFTMIGLPKDIDKFNKYLGTLPHKVKIVIAGNHDLTFDQDMVKSNREELTTMFGVTEENFEAYMTEKKLTEVKELMTNCIYLEDASVNIYGIKIYGSPWQPKFGGWGFNLPRGQALLDKWNMIPADTEILITHGPPIGHGDYCFDGARAGCVELLTTVQQRVRPKYHIFGHIHEGYGVTTDGVTTYINASTCTLRYKTDNAAVVFDFPIPEGHTKEEVLNLYVQPATPVKRPTETQSTTSYDDNVDVEFTEED; encoded by the exons ATGGGTAAACTTCTGTCAAGGTTATGGCCAG TTTGGACAAATATGTCGGAGTACGCAACAAATCCTGAGACTATGGTCCAAGTACATCAACACAGTCAACATGCAAACCGTGCTTGGCAATATatgaaaaaagaacaaaaagtGATCAAGAAACATCTGGTTGAAGATGCAGAGTCTGCTATACCTGAGGGTCACCTTCGGTTTGTGTGTATTTCCGACACACACAGTAAAATAGAGAATGGGGTTTTCCAGGTACCATCAGGTGATGTTCTTATACACGCAGGGGACTTCACAATGATCGGACTACCCAAGGACATTGACAAATTCAATAAATACCTTG GGACTTTGCCCCACAAAGTCAAGATTGTTATAGCAGGAAACCACGACTTGACATTTGATCAAGATATGGTGAAAAGTAATCGTGAAGAATTGACTACAATGTTTGGTGTGACAGAAGAAAACTTTGAGGCTTACATGACTGAGAAGAAGTTGACTGAAGTCAAGGAACTGATGACAAATTGTATTTACCTTGAGGATGCCTCTGTCAACATTTACGGAATCAAAATCTACGGATCTCCATG GCAGCCAAAGTTTGGAGGATGGGGATTCAATTTGCCACGTGGCCAAGCCCTTTTAGACAAGTGGAATATGATTCCAGCAGATACGGAAATCTTGATTACTCATGGACCTCCAATTG GTCATGGAGATTATTGTTTTGATGGGGCTAGAGCTGGGTGTGTGGAGCTTCTCACTACTGTACAACAACGAGTCCGGCCTAAATACCACATATTTGGGCACATCCATGAAG GTTATGGAGTCACTACTGATGGAGTAACGACCTATATTAATGCTTCGACATGTACGTTACGATACAAAACTGATAATGCTGCTGTGGTTTTCGACTTCCCAATTCCTGAAGGACATACAAAGGAGGAGGTTTTGAATCTGTATGTGCAACCTGCCACACCCGTAAAGCGGCCAACAGAGACACAAAGCACCACATCATACGATGACAATGTTGATGTTGAATTTACTGAGGAAGATTGA
- the LOC117322546 gene encoding metallophosphoesterase MPPED2-like isoform X1 yields the protein MGKLLSRLWPVFQYPCHRCLQILDKVWTNMSEYATNPETMVQVHQHSQHANRAWQYMKKEQKVIKKHLVEDAESAIPEGHLRFVCISDTHSKIENGVFQVPSGDVLIHAGDFTMIGLPKDIDKFNKYLGTLPHKVKIVIAGNHDLTFDQDMVKSNREELTTMFGVTEENFEAYMTEKKLTEVKELMTNCIYLEDASVNIYGIKIYGSPWQPKFGGWGFNLPRGQALLDKWNMIPADTEILITHGPPIGHGDYCFDGARAGCVELLTTVQQRVRPKYHIFGHIHEGYGVTTDGVTTYINASTCTLRYKTDNAAVVFDFPIPEGHTKEEVLNLYVQPATPVKRPTETQSTTSYDDNVDVEFTEED from the exons ATGGGTAAACTTCTGTCAAGGTTATGGCCAG TTTTTCAGTATCCCTGTCACCGTTGCCTTCAAATTTTGGACAAAG TTTGGACAAATATGTCGGAGTACGCAACAAATCCTGAGACTATGGTCCAAGTACATCAACACAGTCAACATGCAAACCGTGCTTGGCAATATatgaaaaaagaacaaaaagtGATCAAGAAACATCTGGTTGAAGATGCAGAGTCTGCTATACCTGAGGGTCACCTTCGGTTTGTGTGTATTTCCGACACACACAGTAAAATAGAGAATGGGGTTTTCCAGGTACCATCAGGTGATGTTCTTATACACGCAGGGGACTTCACAATGATCGGACTACCCAAGGACATTGACAAATTCAATAAATACCTTG GGACTTTGCCCCACAAAGTCAAGATTGTTATAGCAGGAAACCACGACTTGACATTTGATCAAGATATGGTGAAAAGTAATCGTGAAGAATTGACTACAATGTTTGGTGTGACAGAAGAAAACTTTGAGGCTTACATGACTGAGAAGAAGTTGACTGAAGTCAAGGAACTGATGACAAATTGTATTTACCTTGAGGATGCCTCTGTCAACATTTACGGAATCAAAATCTACGGATCTCCATG GCAGCCAAAGTTTGGAGGATGGGGATTCAATTTGCCACGTGGCCAAGCCCTTTTAGACAAGTGGAATATGATTCCAGCAGATACGGAAATCTTGATTACTCATGGACCTCCAATTG GTCATGGAGATTATTGTTTTGATGGGGCTAGAGCTGGGTGTGTGGAGCTTCTCACTACTGTACAACAACGAGTCCGGCCTAAATACCACATATTTGGGCACATCCATGAAG GTTATGGAGTCACTACTGATGGAGTAACGACCTATATTAATGCTTCGACATGTACGTTACGATACAAAACTGATAATGCTGCTGTGGTTTTCGACTTCCCAATTCCTGAAGGACATACAAAGGAGGAGGTTTTGAATCTGTATGTGCAACCTGCCACACCCGTAAAGCGGCCAACAGAGACACAAAGCACCACATCATACGATGACAATGTTGATGTTGAATTTACTGAGGAAGATTGA
- the LOC117322546 gene encoding metallophosphoesterase MPPED2-like isoform X4 encodes MKVWTNMSEYATNPETMVQVHQHSQHANRAWQYMKKEQKVIKKHLVEDAESAIPEGHLRFVCISDTHSKIENGVFQVPSGDVLIHAGDFTMIGLPKDIDKFNKYLGTLPHKVKIVIAGNHDLTFDQDMVKSNREELTTMFGVTEENFEAYMTEKKLTEVKELMTNCIYLEDASVNIYGIKIYGSPWQPKFGGWGFNLPRGQALLDKWNMIPADTEILITHGPPIGHGDYCFDGARAGCVELLTTVQQRVRPKYHIFGHIHEGYGVTTDGVTTYINASTCTLRYKTDNAAVVFDFPIPEGHTKEEVLNLYVQPATPVKRPTETQSTTSYDDNVDVEFTEED; translated from the exons ATGAAAG TTTGGACAAATATGTCGGAGTACGCAACAAATCCTGAGACTATGGTCCAAGTACATCAACACAGTCAACATGCAAACCGTGCTTGGCAATATatgaaaaaagaacaaaaagtGATCAAGAAACATCTGGTTGAAGATGCAGAGTCTGCTATACCTGAGGGTCACCTTCGGTTTGTGTGTATTTCCGACACACACAGTAAAATAGAGAATGGGGTTTTCCAGGTACCATCAGGTGATGTTCTTATACACGCAGGGGACTTCACAATGATCGGACTACCCAAGGACATTGACAAATTCAATAAATACCTTG GGACTTTGCCCCACAAAGTCAAGATTGTTATAGCAGGAAACCACGACTTGACATTTGATCAAGATATGGTGAAAAGTAATCGTGAAGAATTGACTACAATGTTTGGTGTGACAGAAGAAAACTTTGAGGCTTACATGACTGAGAAGAAGTTGACTGAAGTCAAGGAACTGATGACAAATTGTATTTACCTTGAGGATGCCTCTGTCAACATTTACGGAATCAAAATCTACGGATCTCCATG GCAGCCAAAGTTTGGAGGATGGGGATTCAATTTGCCACGTGGCCAAGCCCTTTTAGACAAGTGGAATATGATTCCAGCAGATACGGAAATCTTGATTACTCATGGACCTCCAATTG GTCATGGAGATTATTGTTTTGATGGGGCTAGAGCTGGGTGTGTGGAGCTTCTCACTACTGTACAACAACGAGTCCGGCCTAAATACCACATATTTGGGCACATCCATGAAG GTTATGGAGTCACTACTGATGGAGTAACGACCTATATTAATGCTTCGACATGTACGTTACGATACAAAACTGATAATGCTGCTGTGGTTTTCGACTTCCCAATTCCTGAAGGACATACAAAGGAGGAGGTTTTGAATCTGTATGTGCAACCTGCCACACCCGTAAAGCGGCCAACAGAGACACAAAGCACCACATCATACGATGACAATGTTGATGTTGAATTTACTGAGGAAGATTGA
- the LOC117322546 gene encoding metallophosphoesterase MPPED2-like isoform X5 — MSEYATNPETMVQVHQHSQHANRAWQYMKKEQKVIKKHLVEDAESAIPEGHLRFVCISDTHSKIENGVFQVPSGDVLIHAGDFTMIGLPKDIDKFNKYLGTLPHKVKIVIAGNHDLTFDQDMVKSNREELTTMFGVTEENFEAYMTEKKLTEVKELMTNCIYLEDASVNIYGIKIYGSPWQPKFGGWGFNLPRGQALLDKWNMIPADTEILITHGPPIGHGDYCFDGARAGCVELLTTVQQRVRPKYHIFGHIHEGYGVTTDGVTTYINASTCTLRYKTDNAAVVFDFPIPEGHTKEEVLNLYVQPATPVKRPTETQSTTSYDDNVDVEFTEED; from the exons ATGTCGGAGTACGCAACAAATCCTGAGACTATGGTCCAAGTACATCAACACAGTCAACATGCAAACCGTGCTTGGCAATATatgaaaaaagaacaaaaagtGATCAAGAAACATCTGGTTGAAGATGCAGAGTCTGCTATACCTGAGGGTCACCTTCGGTTTGTGTGTATTTCCGACACACACAGTAAAATAGAGAATGGGGTTTTCCAGGTACCATCAGGTGATGTTCTTATACACGCAGGGGACTTCACAATGATCGGACTACCCAAGGACATTGACAAATTCAATAAATACCTTG GGACTTTGCCCCACAAAGTCAAGATTGTTATAGCAGGAAACCACGACTTGACATTTGATCAAGATATGGTGAAAAGTAATCGTGAAGAATTGACTACAATGTTTGGTGTGACAGAAGAAAACTTTGAGGCTTACATGACTGAGAAGAAGTTGACTGAAGTCAAGGAACTGATGACAAATTGTATTTACCTTGAGGATGCCTCTGTCAACATTTACGGAATCAAAATCTACGGATCTCCATG GCAGCCAAAGTTTGGAGGATGGGGATTCAATTTGCCACGTGGCCAAGCCCTTTTAGACAAGTGGAATATGATTCCAGCAGATACGGAAATCTTGATTACTCATGGACCTCCAATTG GTCATGGAGATTATTGTTTTGATGGGGCTAGAGCTGGGTGTGTGGAGCTTCTCACTACTGTACAACAACGAGTCCGGCCTAAATACCACATATTTGGGCACATCCATGAAG GTTATGGAGTCACTACTGATGGAGTAACGACCTATATTAATGCTTCGACATGTACGTTACGATACAAAACTGATAATGCTGCTGTGGTTTTCGACTTCCCAATTCCTGAAGGACATACAAAGGAGGAGGTTTTGAATCTGTATGTGCAACCTGCCACACCCGTAAAGCGGCCAACAGAGACACAAAGCACCACATCATACGATGACAATGTTGATGTTGAATTTACTGAGGAAGATTGA